Part of the Microbacterium immunditiarum genome is shown below.
TGCGGCTCGACGACGCGCGCTCGCGCGACGCGGGCGGCAGCGGCCTCGGGCTCGCGATCGTGCGCGAGATCGCGGTGCGCCACGGCGGGTCCGCCCGTCTGGCGGAGTCCCTGCTCGGCGGGGCGCGCGCCGAGCTGCGCCTGCCGCTCGCGCCCGCGGACTGACCCCGAACGCGGATGTCCGGCGCTTCAGGCTGGCTTCAGCATCCGGGCGAGACCGTGGAGACCTCGACAAGGAGGACACCATGAACAAGCGCACCATCGGAATCACCGCGGCGGCCATCGCGGGCACCGCCGTTCTGGCCGGCGGCGCGGCCATCGCCTTCGCGGCCGGCTCGGCGCCCACACCGGCCACGAGCCTCGCCGGCACGCCGACCCCCGCCTCGAACTCGCCGTCGCCGTCGCCCTCCGCGAGCTTCGACGACGACCGGGTCGCCGCGGCCGACATCGATCGTGCGATCCGGGCCGCACTCGACGCGGCCGGCCCCGGCACGGTCCTCGAGGCCGACACCGACGACGACGCGAGCCACGCCTACGAGATCGACATCCTGCTGGACGCGGGCGGCGTCGTGGAGGTCAAGCTCGACGATGCGTTCCAAGTCGTCTCGGTTGCCCCCGACGACCGCGGCGGCGATCGCGACGGTCGCGACGACGGGCGCGGTCGCGACGACGGCTTCGACGACAGCGATGACGACGACGAGCTGCTGACCGACGCGGCTCGCGTGCACGCGGCATCCGCTGCCGCCCTCGCGCACGTCGGCTCAGGCCGCGTCGTCAGCGTCGAACTGAGTGACGACGCCGACCATGTCTACGAGGTCGAGATCGAATTCGACAACGGCGACGACGTGGACGTCGAGCTCGACGCGTCCTTCAACGTCGTGCGGGCCGACTGACCCGCCCGTACGGCGCCGCCTTCAGGAGAAGAGGTCCTGGAGGCGGCGCGCCCCTTCGAGCAGGGCGTCGTCGCCGAGCGCGTACGACAGGCGCAGATAGCCCGACGGACCGAAGGCCTCGCCCGGGACGACCGCGACCTCGGCCTCGTCGAGGATGAGGTCGGCGAGCTCCAGCGAGGTCTCGATCCGCTTGCCGCGCCATTCGCGCCCCAGCAGCCCGGTGACGTCGGGGTACGCGTAGAACGCGCCGAGCGGCCTCGGCACGGCAACGCCCTCGATCTTCGACAGCTCGTCGACGATGACGCGACGACGCCGGTCGAACGCCTGGCGCATCTGCTCGACCTCGTCCTGCGGGCCGGTCAGCGCCGCGAGCGCCGCCCGCTGCGCGATGTTGTTGACGTTGCTGCACAGGTGCGACTGCAGGTTCGCGGCGATCTTGGTGGCGTCGGCCGGGCCGACCATCCACCCGAGACGCCAGCCGGTCATCGCGTACGTCTTGGCGACGCCGTTGACGAGGATCGTCTGGTTCGCGGCATCCGGCACCGCCTCGACGATCGAGACAGCCCGCACGCCTTCGTAGACGAGGTTCTGGTAGATCTCGTCGGAGACGATCCAGATGCCGTGCTCGATGGCCCACTCGCCGATCGCGCGCGTCTCTTCGTGCGAGTAGACCGAGCCGGTGGGGTTCGACGGCGACACGAACACGAGCGCGGTCGTGCGGTCGGTGCGCGCGGCCTCGAGCTGCTCGACGGTGACCTTGTACTCCTGGTCGGCGCCGGCGAAGACCTCGACCGGGACGCCGTCGGCGAGGCGGATCGCCTCGGGGTACGTCGTCCAGTACGGCGCGGGAAGCAGCACCTCGTCGCCGGGGTTCACGACCGCCTGGAACGCCTGGTAGACCGCCTGCTTGCCGCCGTTGGTCACGATGATGCGCGACGGGTCGATCTCCAGGCCCGAGTCGCGCAGGGTCTTGGCCGCGATCGCCTCGCGCAGCACGGGCAGACCCGCGGCGGGTGTGTAGCGGAAGTTCGCGGGATCGTGAAGCGCCTCGACCGCTGCGTCGACGATGAACCCGGGTGTCGCGAAGTCGGGCTCGCCCGCCGCGTACGAGATGACAGGACGCCCGGCCGCCTGCAGCGCCTTGGCCTTGGCATCGACCTTGAGCGTCGCCGACTCGGCGATCGCGGACAGCTTGCGAGATAGGGGAGCGCGCTCGGTCACCCGTATGAGCGTAGTCGCGACATCGTGGTTTCGGAGGGCCGCCCCGACGCGGTACGGTGAGCGCGTGGGTGCGTGGATCTGGAGCGCGATCGCGTTCGCCATCGTCCTGGTCATCGCGGGCGGGATCACCTGGTGGCTCGCGAAGGGATGCGTCGTGACGATCGTCGGGGCGGTCGGTGCGATCGTCGGGAGCCTGCTGTCGCTGGGCAGCCTGCTGCTGCTGCTCGACGTCGAGGCCGCGATGCGCGTGTCCTACACGCTCATGGGCGTGTCGGGCGTGTGGCTGCTCGCGTGGGCGCTGGCCGGCGGCATCCGCGGCCATCGGAACGCGAGGGCGGATGCCCCGGCCGAGGCCGCGCCCATCCCCGCGCGAATCGTCGAATACTGACCCCATCCAGGCGAGTCCGGCATCCACCGAATGACGGATGCCTCGTCCCACGGATGACCGCTGGGGCGCGCCCGCCCGCGACGCGATCGTGGAGGCATGGAAACGAACGCGGTGCGGGTGCGGAACCTGCACAAGGTCTACGGAAACCGGACGGTCGTCGACGACGTCTCGTTCGACATCGCGCGCGGTGAGACGTTCGCGATCCTCGGTCCGAACGGCGCAGGCAAGTCGACGGTCGTGGAGATCCTCGAGGGCTACCGCCGCCGGTCGGGCGGCGATGCCTCGGTGCTCGGCGTCGATCCGGGCGAGGGGGGCCTCGACTGGAAGGCGCGGATCGGCATCGTGCTGCAGACGACGGCCACGACCGGACCGGTCACGGTGCGCGAGCAGCTGCGCGAGTTCGCCGGGTTCTACCCGAACCCGCGCGACGTCGACGAGGTGATCGCCGCGATCGGCCTCGAGGACCAGGCGAAGACCCGCGTCGCGAAGCTCTCCGGCGGCCAGCAGCGCCGCGTCGACGTCGCGATGGGCATCATCGGGCGTCCCGAGCTGCTGTTCCTCGACGAGCCGACGACGGGCTTCGACCCCCACGCGCGGCGGGAGTTCTGGGACCTCATCCGCGTGCTCAAGGCCGAGGGCACGACGATCCTGCTCACGACCCATTACCTGGACGAGGCGGCACAACTCGCCGATCGCGTCGCCGTCATCGCGAACGGCGGCGTGCGGGCCATCGGAGCGGTGGA
Proteins encoded:
- a CDS encoding aminotransferase class I/II-fold pyridoxal phosphate-dependent enzyme; this encodes MTERAPLSRKLSAIAESATLKVDAKAKALQAAGRPVISYAAGEPDFATPGFIVDAAVEALHDPANFRYTPAAGLPVLREAIAAKTLRDSGLEIDPSRIIVTNGGKQAVYQAFQAVVNPGDEVLLPAPYWTTYPEAIRLADGVPVEVFAGADQEYKVTVEQLEAARTDRTTALVFVSPSNPTGSVYSHEETRAIGEWAIEHGIWIVSDEIYQNLVYEGVRAVSIVEAVPDAANQTILVNGVAKTYAMTGWRLGWMVGPADATKIAANLQSHLCSNVNNIAQRAALAALTGPQDEVEQMRQAFDRRRRVIVDELSKIEGVAVPRPLGAFYAYPDVTGLLGREWRGKRIETSLELADLILDEAEVAVVPGEAFGPSGYLRLSYALGDDALLEGARRLQDLFS
- a CDS encoding ABC transporter ATP-binding protein — encoded protein: METNAVRVRNLHKVYGNRTVVDDVSFDIARGETFAILGPNGAGKSTVVEILEGYRRRSGGDASVLGVDPGEGGLDWKARIGIVLQTTATTGPVTVREQLREFAGFYPNPRDVDEVIAAIGLEDQAKTRVAKLSGGQQRRVDVAMGIIGRPELLFLDEPTTGFDPHARREFWDLIRVLKAEGTTILLTTHYLDEAAQLADRVAVIANGGVRAIGAVEGFGGEQARVPVVKWVEHGVQRHQRAEDPFEFASALATRLGEVPAELEIVRPSLEDIYLGLVAEESESESDAALAAAAMKGAAR
- a CDS encoding PepSY domain-containing protein: MNKRTIGITAAAIAGTAVLAGGAAIAFAAGSAPTPATSLAGTPTPASNSPSPSPSASFDDDRVAAADIDRAIRAALDAAGPGTVLEADTDDDASHAYEIDILLDAGGVVEVKLDDAFQVVSVAPDDRGGDRDGRDDGRGRDDGFDDSDDDDELLTDAARVHAASAAALAHVGSGRVVSVELSDDADHVYEVEIEFDNGDDVDVELDASFNVVRAD